Proteins found in one Camelus bactrianus isolate YW-2024 breed Bactrian camel chromosome X, ASM4877302v1, whole genome shotgun sequence genomic segment:
- the PWWP3B gene encoding PWWP domain-containing DNA repair factor 3B, with product MDAEYVLCNWQDQLWPAKVLSRSETSSNGKRKKTFFLEVQILSLDEKINVESTETKILSKSEVEAIASSLAAQSDVSGPPSEETAYAKSLKVALDILSERTNLTQASSSDEEETTTLSQNVPQKLSDSPPRKKYQKHEEDFPKCFEKNEKPASLLVSSESDDSPYDDKSQVHAIIDAMPSEMETKSSQDFSWCQNFPSLSEDEDEKESKKKIDISTIMTLPSTIKEEDVCVKEEKFSPTLPSDIFTVPKALKEEAQDICPEAPAISSECSTFSENIEDPGEGPSNPCSDTSQNQPTVESETDAVASPRPSSWECQVSLGASNRVTDYSFLLVNNERNLQSLDFEELGEEFQASDKSVNLNSIDASILDDNEEDEELPRFLFHYEPRSFETGMIVWFKYQKYPFWPAVVKSIRRKERKASVLFVEANMNPEKRGIRVSFRRLKKFDCKEKQALVEKAREDYSESIDWCMSLICDYRVRIGCGSFTGSFLEYYAADISYPLRKVIKQDTFRNLFPKLHNENPMEPMVVTSQTKKMSFQKILPDRMKSARDRANKNLVDFIVNAKGTESHLLAILKGTKGSRWLKSFLNANRFAPCIETYFEDEDQLDEVVKYLQEIYKQIDEKMLTLIRDDKIKFILEVLLPEAIICSISAVDGLDYKTAEAKYLKGPSLGYRERELFDAKILFEKRRKPLTNEAH from the coding sequence ATGGATGCTGAGTATGTCTTATGCAATTGGCAAGACCAGTTGTGGCCAGCAAAAGTTTTGTCCAGATCTGAGACTTCGTCAAATGGTAAGAGGAAGAAGACATTTTTTCTGGAAGTTCAAATACTCTCACTAGATGAAAAAATTAATGTGGAAAGCACAGAGACAAAGATCCTAAGTAAGTCTGAAGTTGAAGCTATTGCCTCCTCACTAGCAGCACAGTCAGACGTCAGTGGCCCACCTAGCGAGGAAACAGCCTATGCAAAGTCACTAAAAGTGGCACTGGATATTCTGAGTGAGAGAACAAATTTGACTCAAGCAAGCAGTTCAGATGAAGAAGAGACCACTACGCTGTCTCAGAATGTGCCACAAAAGCTTTCTGATTCACCCCCTCGTAAGAAGTATCAGAAGCACGAAGAAGATTTTCCAAAGtgttttgagaaaaatgaaaagccagCATCCTTGTTAGTGTCTTCAGAGAGTGATGATTCCCCGTATGATGACAAATCACAGGTACATGCAATCATTGACGCTATGCCTAGTGAAATGGAAACAAAGTCATCACAAGACTTCAGCTGGTGCCAGAATTTCCCTTCACTTTCAGAAGATGAGGATGAAAAGGAGAGCAAGAAAAAGATCGACATCTCCACAATTATGACTTTGCCTTCCACAATCAAAGAGGAGGATGTATGTGTTAAGGAGGAAAAGTTCTCTCCAACTTTGCCGTCGGATATCTTTACTGTGCCCAAAGCTTTGAAAGAGGAGGCCCAGGACATCTGCCCCGAGGCCCCAGCTATTTCCTCTGAATGCTCTACCTTCTCAGAGAATATTGAAGATCCTGGAGAGGGTCCCTCAAATCCATGCTCAGATACCAGCCAGAATCAACCTACTGTGGAATCAGAGACAGATGCTGTGGCATCCCCTAGGCCTTCTTCATGGGAATGTCAGGTTTCACTTGGTGCCTCTAACCGTGTCACAGATTATTCATTCCTTCTTGTGAATAATGAAAGAAATCTTCAGAGCCTGGATTTTGAGGAACTTGGGGAAGAATTTCAAGCTTCTGACAAGTCAGTGAATCTAAATTCTATTGATGCTTCCATATTAGATGACAATGAGGAAGATGAAGAACTTCCACGCTTCCTTTTTCATTATGAGCCACGTTCATTTGAAACAGGAATGATTGTCTGGTTTAAATATCAAAAATACCCATTTTGGCCAGCGGTGGTAAAAAGCATCAGgcgaaaagagagaaaagcaagtgtGCTTTTTGTTGAGGCAAATATGAATCCTGAAAAGAGAGGCATTAGAGTGTCCTTTAGAAGATTAAAGAAATTTGATTGTAAAGAGAAACAAGCACTAGTGGAAAAAGCCAGGGAGGATTACAGCGAAAGTATTGACTGGTGCATGTCACTGATTTGTGACTACAGAGTTAGAATAGGTTGTGGTTCTTTCACGGGCTCTTTCCTTGAGTATTATGCTGCTGACATTAGTTATCCACTTCGGAAAGTAATCAAACAGGATACCTTCAGGAACTTATTTCCAAAGCTGCATAATGAAAATCCCATGGAACCAATGGTTGTGACTTCCCAGACCAAGAAAATGTCCTTCCAGAAAATTCTTCCAGACCGAATGAAGTCTGCTCGGGACCGAGCCAACAAGAACCTAGTGGACTTCATTGTGAATGCAAAGGGAACAGAGAGCCATCTTTTAGCCATTTTAAAAGGCACGAAAGGGTCCAGGTGGCTGAAATCATTTTTGAATGCAAATAGGTTTGCACCCTGTATTGAAACATACTTTGAGGATGAAGATCAATTGGATGAGGTGGTGAAATATTTACAAGAAATCTACAAACaaatagatgaaaaaatgctAACTCTGATAAGAgatgataaaattaaatttatcctGGAAGTCCTTCTGCCAGAAGCAATCATTTGTTCAATTTCTGCTGTTGATGGATTAGATTACAAGACAGCGGAAGCGAAGTATCTAAAAGGGCCGTCTCTAGGATACAGGGAACGAGAATTatttgatgcaaaaatcctattTGAAAAGAGACGGAAACCATTAACAAATGAAGCTCATTAA